The following coding sequences lie in one Streptomyces venezuelae genomic window:
- a CDS encoding TNT domain-containing protein, translating into MIRIRTVLAALGVAGALTAAPAASATASAAPAPPAATAGAAHEPCTGTFHDDARLGPAWLPKKWERPVGPLLKNWKRTGKLSPKAFLKKYWEGPADTGSWKYPPNDGFDTVNGRVDKHRELLEEGEELDRFGSEFGGYLAPAGDPYAKRALPPQNLNTRDAAVACDYRVYEVSKPFHVWQGSIAPWFEQPGRGQQIKLDPAFLDPGEGQRLNVKWLLDHGYLEPAND; encoded by the coding sequence GTGATCCGGATCCGTACCGTCCTTGCCGCGCTCGGCGTCGCGGGCGCCCTGACGGCCGCGCCCGCCGCGAGCGCCACGGCCTCCGCCGCTCCCGCGCCCCCGGCGGCCACCGCCGGCGCGGCGCACGAGCCGTGCACCGGCACGTTCCACGACGACGCCCGCCTCGGCCCCGCCTGGCTGCCCAAGAAGTGGGAGCGCCCCGTCGGCCCGCTCCTGAAGAACTGGAAGCGGACCGGCAAGCTGTCGCCGAAGGCCTTCCTGAAGAAGTACTGGGAGGGTCCTGCGGACACCGGCAGCTGGAAGTACCCGCCCAACGACGGCTTCGACACCGTCAACGGCCGGGTCGACAAGCACCGTGAGCTCCTGGAGGAGGGTGAGGAGCTGGACCGCTTCGGCTCGGAGTTCGGCGGGTACCTCGCGCCCGCGGGCGACCCGTACGCGAAGCGCGCCCTGCCCCCGCAGAACCTCAACACCCGTGACGCCGCCGTCGCCTGCGACTACCGCGTCTACGAGGTGAGCAAGCCGTTCCACGTGTGGCAGGGCAGCATCGCCCCCTGGTTCGAGCAGCCCGGCCGGGGCCAGCAGATCAAGCTGGACCCGGCCTTCCTGGACCCGGGCGAGGGGCAGCGGCTCAACGTGAAGTGGCTGCTGGACCACGGGTACCTCGAGCCCGCGAACGACTAG
- a CDS encoding cytochrome P450 encodes MAQTTRSAAANGPDGQRAPAPPPKGFRSAELGWPELHRIPHPPRRIPLVGDILGANVRTPLQDSMKLARQLGPIFRRKAFGKEFVFVWGAELAADMADEARFAKHVGLGVANLRPVAGDGLFTAYNHEPNWQLAHDILAPGFSRDAMAGYHPLMLDVARQLTARWDEREAAGRAVDVPGDMTKLTLETIARTGFGHDFGSFERSAPHPFVSAMVGTLSFAQRRNVVPPLLTPLVLRGADRRNDADMAYLNRTVDAVIAARRAEGGAEAGGSGDLLDRMLQVAHPETGERLTPENIRRQVITFLVAGHETTSGALSFALHYLSRSPDVLARARAEVDEVWGAEEEPAYEQVAKLRYLRRVLDESLRLWPTAPGFAREARTDTVLGGEHPMRRGAWALVLATMLHRDPAAWGEHPEEFDPDRFAPSAVRARPAHVFKPFGTGARACIGRQFALHEATLVLGLLLRRYDLHADPGYRLRIAERLTLMPDGLTLRLSRRARAA; translated from the coding sequence ATGGCGCAGACGACGCGGTCCGCGGCGGCGAACGGACCTGACGGGCAGCGTGCCCCGGCCCCTCCCCCGAAGGGTTTCCGCAGCGCCGAGCTCGGCTGGCCCGAGCTGCACCGGATACCTCATCCGCCGCGCAGGATCCCGCTGGTCGGCGACATCCTGGGGGCCAACGTCCGCACGCCGCTGCAGGACTCGATGAAGCTGGCGCGGCAGCTCGGTCCCATCTTCCGGCGCAAGGCGTTCGGCAAGGAGTTCGTCTTCGTGTGGGGCGCCGAGCTCGCCGCGGACATGGCCGACGAGGCACGGTTCGCCAAGCACGTGGGCCTGGGTGTGGCCAATCTGCGGCCGGTCGCGGGCGACGGGCTCTTCACGGCGTACAACCACGAGCCCAATTGGCAGCTGGCGCACGACATCCTCGCCCCCGGTTTCAGCCGCGACGCGATGGCGGGCTACCACCCGCTGATGCTGGACGTCGCACGGCAGCTGACGGCGCGCTGGGACGAGCGGGAGGCGGCGGGCCGGGCGGTGGACGTGCCGGGCGACATGACGAAGCTGACGCTGGAGACCATCGCCCGTACCGGTTTCGGGCACGACTTCGGCTCCTTCGAACGGTCCGCGCCGCATCCGTTCGTGTCGGCGATGGTCGGCACGCTCTCCTTCGCCCAGCGGCGCAACGTCGTGCCGCCGTTGCTGACCCCGCTCGTGCTGCGCGGCGCCGACCGGCGCAACGACGCGGACATGGCGTACCTCAACCGCACGGTCGACGCGGTGATCGCGGCCCGCCGCGCGGAGGGCGGTGCGGAGGCGGGCGGCAGTGGTGACCTGCTGGACCGCATGCTGCAAGTGGCTCACCCGGAGACCGGGGAGCGGCTGACTCCGGAGAACATCCGCCGTCAGGTCATCACCTTCCTGGTCGCCGGGCACGAGACGACGTCCGGCGCGCTGTCGTTCGCGCTGCACTACTTGTCGCGCTCCCCGGACGTACTCGCCCGAGCGCGGGCCGAGGTCGACGAGGTCTGGGGCGCGGAGGAGGAGCCCGCGTACGAGCAGGTGGCGAAGTTGCGTTATCTGCGCCGGGTGCTCGACGAGTCGCTCCGGCTCTGGCCCACCGCCCCGGGATTCGCCCGCGAGGCCCGCACGGACACCGTCCTCGGGGGCGAACATCCGATGCGGCGCGGCGCGTGGGCGCTGGTCCTCGCGACGATGCTGCACCGCGACCCGGCCGCGTGGGGCGAGCACCCCGAGGAGTTCGACCCCGACCGGTTCGCTCCTTCGGCCGTACGCGCGCGTCCCGCCCACGTCTTCAAGCCGTTCGGCACCGGCGCCCGCGCCTGTATCGGACGTCAGTTCGCGCTGCACGAGGCGACCTTGGTGCTCGGACTGCTGCTGCGCCGCTACGACCTGCACGCGGACCCGGGCTACCGGCTGCGCATCGCCGAGCGTCTCACCCTGATGCCGGACGGCCTGACGCTGCGTCTGTCGCGCCGCGCCCGGGCCGCGTAG
- a CDS encoding HAD family hydrolase: MNYPHRTPEALPGVVLFDMFGVIARHQSESGKERLAALAGGPEPAFWDAYWGLRQPYDRGDVNGVAYWRQVADSLGTTFDDTRVARLVEADLASWSAVDDTMVALVEELAAAGRPVALLSNIPEELAAHYEERHSWLKHFQVCAFSCRIGHAKPEPGAYRWCLDALGAEPGRVLFVDDREENIRAAEAVGVRGHHFTTPARLRESLRLGA; the protein is encoded by the coding sequence ATGAACTACCCCCACCGCACCCCGGAAGCCCTCCCCGGCGTCGTGCTCTTCGACATGTTCGGCGTCATCGCGCGCCACCAGTCCGAGTCCGGCAAGGAGCGTCTGGCGGCCCTCGCGGGCGGGCCCGAGCCGGCGTTCTGGGACGCCTACTGGGGGCTGCGTCAGCCGTACGACCGCGGGGACGTGAACGGCGTCGCGTACTGGCGGCAGGTGGCCGACTCTCTCGGCACCACGTTCGACGACACCCGTGTCGCCCGGCTCGTCGAGGCCGATCTCGCGAGTTGGAGTGCCGTCGACGACACGATGGTCGCCCTCGTCGAGGAGCTGGCGGCCGCGGGGCGGCCCGTGGCGCTGCTCTCGAACATCCCCGAGGAACTGGCCGCCCACTACGAAGAGCGCCATTCCTGGCTCAAGCACTTCCAGGTGTGTGCCTTCTCCTGCCGCATAGGCCACGCCAAGCCCGAACCGGGCGCCTACCGCTGGTGCCTGGACGCGCTCGGTGCCGAGCCCGGACGCGTCCTCTTCGTGGACGACCGCGAGGAGAACATCCGCGCGGCCGAGGCCGTCGGGGTGCGCGGCCATCACTTCACGACCCCCGCCCGGCTGCGTGAGTCCCTCCGCCTCGGCGCGTGA
- the rpmF gene encoding 50S ribosomal protein L32: MAVPKRKMSRSNTRHRRAQWKAATAQLVPVTVDGVAHMVPQRLVKAYERGLIRPEG, encoded by the coding sequence GTGGCCGTACCCAAAAGGAAGATGTCCCGCAGCAACACCCGGCACCGCCGCGCCCAGTGGAAGGCGGCCACGGCGCAGCTCGTGCCCGTGACCGTCGACGGCGTGGCGCACATGGTGCCGCAGCGGCTGGTCAAGGCGTACGAGCGGGGCTTGATCCGCCCGGAGGGCTGA
- a CDS encoding TetR/AcrR family transcriptional regulator: MAANPQERTRRRLSTEERREQLLSVGARLFAQKPYDDVWIERVAEIAGVSRGLLYHYFPTKRDFFAAVVHRESERMLRLTAAEPGLPVHEQISTGLDAFLGYVESHAQGFRAFHRAEAAGDPLVREVYRNGLAAQERQILAALAADPAASDITQDLPALRLAVRGWLAFMVAVCLEWLEEADLTREQVRDLCAKALLGAITR, from the coding sequence ATGGCCGCGAATCCCCAGGAGCGCACGCGCCGCAGACTGAGTACCGAGGAGCGGCGTGAGCAGCTGCTCTCGGTCGGGGCGCGGCTCTTCGCGCAGAAGCCGTACGACGACGTGTGGATCGAGCGGGTCGCGGAGATCGCCGGTGTCTCGCGGGGGCTCCTGTACCACTACTTCCCGACGAAGCGGGACTTCTTCGCGGCCGTGGTGCACCGGGAGAGCGAGCGCATGCTGCGCCTGACGGCGGCGGAGCCGGGGCTGCCGGTGCACGAACAGATCAGCACCGGGCTCGACGCGTTCCTCGGCTACGTGGAGAGCCACGCGCAGGGCTTCCGCGCCTTCCACCGGGCCGAGGCGGCGGGCGACCCGCTGGTCCGGGAGGTCTACCGCAACGGGCTCGCCGCGCAGGAGCGGCAGATCCTCGCGGCCCTCGCCGCGGACCCGGCGGCCTCGGACATCACGCAGGACCTGCCCGCGCTGCGCCTCGCGGTGCGCGGGTGGCTCGCGTTCATGGTGGCGGTCTGCCTGGAGTGGCTGGAGGAGGCCGACCTGACGCGCGAGCAGGTCAGGGACCTGTGCGCCAAGGCGTTGCTGGGCGCGATCACCCGCTGA
- a CDS encoding MFS transporter, translating to MERTLRAGRLATFAYFALNGFLMGMWIVHIPAVEDRAGISHAVLGWLLLLLGAGAFVGMQIVGPLTDRLGARTVVPVSAALCAAAVVLPGLATNVWTLGAALLALGLGNGCLDVSMNAHAVQVERGYRRPVMSAFHATFSIGGVLAALVGARTLSWGWSPAATLGAVAVLGVVAAAVSAPALLRPEPGSVPSPESPTPSRRGTPRRIWALAALALMLMLCEGVANDWSVLHLRDVLDAPAATAALAYGAFATAMTVGRLLADRVAARYGPVAVLRYGAAVAAAGLTMAALSPWTPLALIGWTVFGAGLSGCIPQLFSAAGHTDPDAAGVNVSRVAGLGYLGMLAGPAVIGPLTHFMPLNLTFFLPAAFCAVAACAAGILRETPQMAGKPARKCSSSV from the coding sequence ATGGAGAGAACACTGCGAGCCGGCCGACTGGCCACCTTCGCCTACTTCGCGCTGAACGGTTTCCTCATGGGCATGTGGATCGTCCACATCCCCGCCGTCGAGGACCGGGCCGGGATCAGTCACGCCGTGCTCGGGTGGCTCCTGCTGCTGCTCGGCGCGGGAGCCTTCGTGGGCATGCAGATCGTCGGCCCGCTGACCGACCGGCTCGGCGCCCGCACCGTCGTGCCCGTCAGCGCCGCCCTGTGCGCCGCGGCCGTGGTGCTGCCGGGGCTCGCCACGAACGTATGGACGCTGGGGGCCGCGCTGCTGGCCCTCGGCCTCGGCAACGGCTGCCTGGACGTCAGCATGAACGCCCACGCCGTGCAGGTCGAGCGCGGCTACCGACGCCCCGTCATGTCCGCCTTCCACGCCACGTTCTCCATCGGCGGTGTCCTCGCCGCGCTGGTCGGCGCCCGCACGCTCAGCTGGGGCTGGAGCCCCGCGGCGACGCTCGGCGCGGTGGCCGTGCTCGGGGTCGTGGCGGCGGCGGTGTCCGCTCCCGCGCTGCTGCGACCCGAACCCGGATCCGTACCGTCGCCCGAGTCCCCGACTCCGTCACGGCGCGGAACCCCGCGCCGGATCTGGGCCCTCGCCGCCCTCGCCCTGATGCTCATGCTCTGCGAGGGCGTCGCGAACGACTGGAGCGTCCTGCACCTGCGCGACGTGCTCGACGCGCCCGCCGCGACCGCCGCCCTCGCCTACGGCGCCTTCGCCACGGCCATGACCGTCGGCCGCCTGCTCGCCGACCGGGTGGCCGCGCGGTACGGCCCGGTGGCCGTCCTCCGGTACGGCGCGGCCGTGGCCGCTGCGGGCCTGACCATGGCGGCACTGTCCCCCTGGACCCCGCTCGCCCTGATCGGCTGGACCGTGTTCGGCGCGGGCCTTTCCGGGTGCATCCCCCAGCTGTTCAGCGCCGCGGGCCACACGGACCCCGATGCGGCGGGGGTCAACGTCTCCCGTGTCGCGGGCCTCGGTTACCTCGGCATGCTCGCCGGGCCCGCGGTCATCGGCCCGCTGACCCACTTCATGCCGCTCAACCTGACGTTCTTCCTGCCGGCGGCGTTCTGCGCGGTCGCGGCCTGCGCGGCGGGCATCCTGCGGGAGACCCCTCAGATGGCGGGGAAGCCCGCCCGGAAGTGCTCCAGCAGCGTCTGA
- a CDS encoding DeoR/GlpR family DNA-binding transcription regulator, translating to MASTERLRQITDAVREAGRLGVAELAELTGASEMTIRRDLEALAEQGVLERYRGGARSLLLRGEEPPFALREQEGLAAKRRIAAAVAGLVADGESVVVDSGTTCLEVARALEHRRVTVMPLSLHAVNALSAAPQVTLLVPGGRPRPGELALTGPLTTASLAALRFDTAVIGCCGLTAADGLTAYDLDDAAVKRAAIDSARRVIAVADAAKLSRTALAFVAAADALHAVVTDDAAPDAETDLLAAAGVTVRRV from the coding sequence GTGGCCAGTACCGAACGACTGAGGCAGATCACCGATGCCGTACGCGAGGCGGGACGGCTCGGTGTCGCGGAGCTCGCCGAGCTGACCGGCGCCTCCGAGATGACCATCCGCCGTGACCTGGAGGCCCTGGCGGAACAGGGCGTCCTGGAGCGCTATCGCGGGGGCGCGCGGAGCCTGCTGCTGCGCGGCGAGGAACCACCGTTCGCCCTGCGGGAGCAGGAGGGGTTGGCGGCCAAGCGGCGCATCGCCGCCGCGGTGGCCGGTCTTGTCGCGGACGGGGAGTCCGTCGTCGTCGACAGCGGCACGACCTGCCTGGAGGTCGCCCGCGCCCTGGAGCACCGCCGCGTGACGGTGATGCCGCTGTCCCTGCACGCGGTGAACGCCCTGTCGGCCGCGCCGCAGGTGACGCTGCTCGTGCCGGGCGGGCGGCCGCGCCCCGGCGAGCTGGCCCTGACCGGGCCGCTGACCACCGCGTCCCTGGCCGCGCTGCGTTTCGACACCGCGGTGATCGGCTGCTGCGGACTGACCGCGGCGGACGGCCTGACCGCCTACGACCTGGACGATGCCGCCGTGAAGCGTGCCGCGATCGACTCCGCCCGCCGCGTCATCGCCGTTGCCGACGCCGCGAAGCTCTCCCGTACCGCGCTGGCCTTCGTCGCCGCCGCGGACGCCCTGCACGCCGTCGTCACGGACGACGCGGCACCGGACGCGGAGACCGACCTGCTCGCCGCGGCGGGCGTGACCGTAAGAAGGGTATGA
- a CDS encoding glutathione S-transferase family protein, with protein MSGDQGNASYGHKEFKRSKSHFADRVTADGRDGWPVEAGRYRLVVSRACPWAGRSLIARRLLGLEGAVSLAVTDPIQDDRSWRFTLDPDGRDPVLGIRYLSEAYEARETGYPGGVSVPAIVDVPSGKLVTNDFQQITLDFATEWTALHREGAPDLYPEPLRDEIDTVMDGIYRDVNNGVYRSGFAPDQETYESACHDVFHRLDLASERLAGRRYLVGDTITEADIRFFCTLVRFDAVYHGHFKCNVRKLSEDRVLWAYARDLFQTPGFGDTIDFDHIKRHYYQVHTGINPTGIVPLGPDLAGWLTPHHREELGGRPFGDGTPPGPVPSGEEVPATGRP; from the coding sequence ATGAGCGGGGACCAGGGCAACGCCTCGTACGGGCACAAGGAGTTCAAGCGCTCCAAGAGCCACTTCGCGGACCGCGTCACGGCGGACGGCAGGGACGGCTGGCCCGTGGAGGCCGGGCGGTACCGACTCGTGGTGAGCAGGGCCTGCCCCTGGGCGGGCCGTTCCCTCATCGCGCGGCGGCTCCTGGGCCTGGAGGGCGCCGTCTCCCTGGCCGTCACCGATCCGATCCAGGACGACCGGAGCTGGCGCTTCACGCTGGACCCGGACGGCCGCGACCCGGTGCTGGGCATCCGCTATCTGAGCGAGGCGTACGAAGCGCGGGAGACCGGCTATCCGGGTGGGGTCAGCGTGCCCGCGATCGTCGACGTGCCGAGCGGCAAGCTGGTCACGAACGACTTCCAGCAGATCACGCTGGACTTCGCCACGGAGTGGACGGCGCTCCACCGCGAAGGCGCGCCGGACCTGTATCCGGAGCCGCTGCGCGACGAGATCGACACGGTGATGGACGGCATCTACCGCGACGTCAACAACGGGGTGTACCGCTCCGGATTCGCCCCGGACCAGGAGACGTACGAGTCCGCGTGCCATGACGTCTTCCACCGCCTCGACCTGGCATCGGAACGCCTGGCGGGCCGCCGCTACCTCGTCGGGGACACGATCACCGAGGCCGACATCCGCTTCTTCTGCACGCTGGTGCGGTTCGACGCCGTCTACCACGGTCACTTCAAGTGCAACGTACGGAAGCTGTCCGAGGACCGGGTCCTCTGGGCGTACGCGCGGGATCTCTTCCAGACCCCCGGCTTCGGCGACACGATCGACTTCGACCACATCAAGCGGCACTACTACCAAGTGCACACCGGCATCAACCCGACCGGCATCGTGCCGCTCGGTCCCGACCTCGCGGGGTGGCTGACGCCGCATCACCGGGAGGAGCTGGGCGGCCGCCCCTTCGGGGACGGTACGCCACCGGGGCCCGTGCCCTCCGGGGAGGAGGTGCCGGCGACGGGCCGCCCCTGA